The Acidimicrobiales bacterium DNA window GCGTCGAGTTCATCGGGCTGCACGGGCACGAGCGGCTCCACGGCGCTGACGTGGTGCCTCACCCCGAGTCCGCGCCGTGGCGCGAGACGATCGAACTCGTCGAAGCGCGGGTGAAGGCGGCAGCGCCGGCCGACGTTGTCGTCGAGCGCAAGGGACTGGCGCTGGCGTTGCACTACCGCACCTCGCCCGGCGCCGAGCAGTGGATCCGCACGTTTTGCGACGAAGTGGAGCGCGAAACGGGCCTCGTCGCGCACGACACGCGCTACTCCGTCGAGTTGCGTCCACCGGTCGAGCTCGACAAGGGCGACGCCATGCGCTTGCTGATCGACGAGCATCGACCGAAAGCCGTGGTGTTCTTCGGCGACGACCTCGTCGACATCCCAGCGGTCGAAGCGATGCGTTCCTACGCGGAGATTCCGAGCGCCGCCGTCTTCGTCGACAGCCTCGAAGGACCGCGCGCCTTCGCCGAGATCGCCGACGTGGTGCTCACGAGCCCAGCCGCCGCCGCCGACGCGTTACGCGCCGTGCTCAAGCGGTTGCGCGCCGACGCCTGACTTAGAGCGCGATGCCGGTGCCGACGAGCACCGCGATATTGGTGTCGGAGCGGATGTCCGTCGACGGCGATGGATTGGGCAGCGGCCGCACGGCAGAGTCGGGCAGGCTGAACAGCGACGCGATCGTCTTCGCTTCGCGTTCGTAGCCGGGCGTGACCACGTAGATGACCGATGCGGGATGCGTCGCAGTGACCGACGCGGTGGCGTTGCCCGGCGCCAGCGCGTTGTAGCCCGCGTCGCGCAAGCGCGTCGTCGCCTTGCCGGCGGTGCCGGCCTTACCGGTGGCGTTGATGGCGATGACCTTGATTTGTGCCGGCTGGCGCTCGGCCGCCGCCGTGGTCGATGTGGTCGAGTGCGACGCCGCCCGCGTGGTCTCGGTGAAGTGGTTGGCCCGCGCCGCCGCGGCGCGTGCCGCGGCCGCGGCGCTGAAGCCGCCGCTGCCCTTGTCGTTCAGCACGACGAATCCGAGCGCCAACGCGACGACGATGATCGCCGCTGCCTTGCCCACGTGCACGTTGGTTCCGGCAGGACGAGCCATCAGCGATGGCGCCTTTCACTCTCGGCGTTCGATGCGTGCAACTCCACGGGTCCAGCCTGCCACAGGGGTGTGACAGAGCGCCGGTATTGCGGCCTACAGCCGCGAGAGCAGCCCGCGCCCGCCACTGCGCGACGGCGCGGTTGTCGTCGTGGTGGCCGGCGCAGTCGTCGTGGTCGTCGCCGGCGGCGCGGTGGTACTCGTGGTGGTGGGCACGGGCGCCAGCGATGGATCGAAGACGCCGAAGTCCTCGTAGTGGGCGCCCAGCACGCTGTCGGCGACGTTGGTGTCGCCCTTCGCCAGTCGGTTGAGCGCGGTGGCATGCACACTGCGGAAGTCCGCCGTGGGCTTCAACGCGTCGTTGATGCGATTCGGGCGCGTCGCGCCGCCGGGATTGAGCGTCGGGGGGTCGCCGAAGATGCCGCCACACGTGCCGCCACCGACGAACATCGCCATGCCAGCCTGGCCGTGGTCGGTACCGGCGTTGCGGTTCGGGCTCATCTGGCGACCGAACTCGGACGTGATCAACACGAAGACGTCGTTCTGTCGTTCGTGGCCGTTCATCACCGCGAAGAACTTCGTCAGCGCGTCGTTGAGTTCCGTGAAGCGATCGTTCTGCATCTGCTTCTGCATGACGTGGCTGTCGAAACCGTTATGGGTGATCGAGTAGCTCTGCGCCGGCAACCCGGAGCGGATCAGCAGCGCCGCCTGCACGAGGTCCTGGGTGAGCGGCCCGTAGTTGGCGTACCCGGTGCTACTACCGGTGAACGTCGGGTCGTCGGAAGCGACGATGCGGCTCGACACGTCGAGCGTCGTCGCCATCATGCGCGCCACGTCGGCGCGCGTATCAGTCCCGTCGATCGTCGACATCAGCCGCGCGCCGTCCGCCAGCGTCTCCGCGCTGGTCGCACCGGTTTGGAGGGCGAAGGTCGAGCATTGCTGGACGACCAGCGCGGGCGCGTTCGCCGGCATGGCGTCGAGCCGCAGGTCCGACATCGACACGCTGGCCACCGCGTTGTCGGATCGGGTCGCATCGGCGTAGCGCCCGAGCCACCCGGTGTGTCCGGCCAGATCGAGGCGCGACGTATCCCAGTACTTCATCGACTCGAAGTGGCTGAAGTCGGCGCGGTTGTTGCCGACGCCGAGCACGAAGGCGACGTCGTGCGACGTGTTCCACCGGTTGGCCAGCCACGAGAGCTTGTTGTGGAGGCGGTAGCTGGAGCCGGTGAGCGCCGTCGTCTCGCTTGTCGACAGTGCGAGGCTGCCGTGGCCGTAGGTCGAGTCCTTGTACCAGGCGTCGCCGATGGGGGCGAGCGTGTTCAGGTAGTCGTTGCCGCCGTCGAGCGAGATGTGCACGCACACCGGAGCGCCGAGTGGCAGCGTGTCGAACTCGCCGGTACCCCAGGCGAACTGCAAACCGCCGCGCTGGATCAACTCCAGCCACAGCGGCGCCGACAGCCCCGCGGCGGCGGCGCCACCCAGCTGCATGAGGAAGCGACGACGGGAAGTGCGAGCGGTCATCGTCAACCCACCAAGAACTCGGGACTCATGAACACCATCTGCATCACGCCACACGCCCGCTCCCACGTCCACTCTTCACCGGGCGTGGACTCTTCGCGTGCAAACGTGTCAATGGCTTGGCGCGTTTGCGACGAGACGTCGTAGAGGCCGGCCATGTCGATCGCCATGTCCGCGGCGGTCGAGCGGTCGGCGGTGGCGAAGAACGTGCGGAGGTTCGTGTTCTGCTGCGTCGGTGGCACCGCGTACTTCGTGCCGTCGAAGGACGGGCCGCGGTCCGAAGTGCACAGCGCGTTGGCCACGTCGGACCACACGACGATGTGGCCCGGTGACAACCAGTTGGCGCCCTCCCAGCCCGACACGTTGGGCGGCAGTTCGGGTCGCTGGTGGAGCTGGCGGCTCATCATCCACACGTGCGCCATCCAGAGATCGGCCTTGCCGAGCACGCGCACCGCGCTCACGAGAAGGTCGACGGGCGGCTTCACCCGGTTGCCGATGGTTTCGTCGGCCACGAACTCCGGGCGGTGCGCGATGTGCGCGACGAGCGCCCCAAGATTTCCGTCGGGCATCCACACCGCGGCCATGTCGTCGAGCGCCGACGGTGACGGATCGAACCCCAGGAGTTCGCGGTACAGCCGCTGCGGCACGAAATAGCGGAAGCTGTCGTGGGTCGCGACCGCGTTGATGACGTCGGCGAGCTTCGCCGCGCCGCGACTGGCGCCAAGGAACGTCTTCGTGCCGCTGTCCCAGCTCGACGAGCTCCACGACAGCGTGCGGTGCTTCGTGTCGAACTTATAGCCCGTCAACGCGCGGGCGATTTCCTTGACGTCGGTCTCGCTGTAGTTGGCGGCACCCGTGCGCGGGTTGGTGACGCCGAGACTGAACAGCTCCATCAACTCGCGCGCCAGGTTCTCGTTCGCATGCGGCGGAACGCTGCCGGTGCCCGTGAGGTACACCTGCATCGCCGACGAACTGGCGACACTGCTGAGGAGGCTGCGGTACGTCCCGGTGGTCGGCCACGCGCGCAGCTTGTTCCAATGCGCCCGCAACTCGCCCAGCTGCACCTGGCCGCCGTAGGCGGCGACGACGAGCCCGGTCAGGATCCACGAGACGCGTTCCTGCACCGCGCCCGGTGCGGTCGCGTACAGCTCGAACAACCGGTTGACGAGGCGCAGGATGTCCTGCCCGTCGTTCTGGAGGCCCGGCCAGCCCCAGTCCGTCGGCGTCGTCGTGGCGCGACTGAGGAGGTCGTCGATCACCGCAGTGGCGCCACCGGCGTTCACCCCGGCGGCGACGTCACCAGGCGCGGGCCCAAAGCCCAGCCGTCGCCAGACGTGGGCGACGCGCTCTTCTTCAGTTCGTGCCACGTGTTCTCCTCCGGGTGTGCCGCCGGCATGCAGCACATTCCCGATTCCCCAGCACGTGCCCCGCCGTTACGCAGGGACACAGATGGTACGACGCGGCACAAAAAACACAACTATTCGCACCGAGCCGGATGTCGGAATCGAACCGACGACATCCTCTTTACAAGAGAGGTGCTCTGCCAGCTGAGCTAATCCGGCGCGCCCGCCCCGAGAGGCCGACCGCCGGCAAGACTACGACGCCAGCCGCTCGAACTCCGCCCGCTCCAGCTTGGCCCGCGCCGCCAGAACGCCTTCGACCTTGCGCTTGATGCGCTGGATTGCGTTGTCGACCGCCTTGGTGTGGCGGTTGAGAGACTGGCTTATCTCGGCGTACGTAGCCCCTTCCACGTAGAGCTTCAGTACCTCGACCTCGAGCGACGACAGCAACTGCGCAATCGCCACCTGCACCGCTTCGGCTTGATCGCCGTCAGCGACGACATCGGCCGGATCGGTGATGGTGTGATCGCGCAGCAGCTCGTCGCGCGGATCGGCGCCGTCATCGGTGAGGTTCAGCGGCGTCGAAATCGACACATAGCCGTTGAGCGGCTGGTGCTTCTGACGGGTCGCCGCCTTCACCGCGGTGATGATTTGGCGCGTAATGCACATTTCCGCGAACACCGGAAAGCTCGCCGCACGGTCGGCGCGGTAGTCCCGCGCCGCCTTGTAGAGACCGATGAGGCCCTCCTGCTCGAGGTCGTCGGCGTCTGCTCCCACGAGGAAGTAGTTGCGAACCTTCGAGCGAGCAAAGCGCCGATACTTGGTGAGCAGAGCGTCAAGCGCCTGCATGTCCCCAGCCTGGAACCGCCCTACGAGGACGTCGTCGTTGTCCTCGGTGAGGGGAGCGTGAACTTCTACCGCCACGTTTCTGTCTCCAGGAATCTCAGTGTGTGGATGGATTCCGGACACCGCTCCCCTGCCGATGCCCCGAACTGACTAGATCCTTGTACCGATGGTCTGACGGATCGTCAATACCGCGGAGG harbors:
- the sigH gene encoding RNA polymerase sporulation sigma factor SigH, coding for MSGIHPHTEIPGDRNVAVEVHAPLTEDNDDVLVGRFQAGDMQALDALLTKYRRFARSKVRNYFLVGADADDLEQEGLIGLYKAARDYRADRAASFPVFAEMCITRQIITAVKAATRQKHQPLNGYVSISTPLNLTDDGADPRDELLRDHTITDPADVVADGDQAEAVQVAIAQLLSSLEVEVLKLYVEGATYAEISQSLNRHTKAVDNAIQRIKRKVEGVLAARAKLERAEFERLAS
- the otsB gene encoding trehalose-phosphatase — its product is MTVPPALQPLVDRAPDALVVLDFDGTISTIVDHPGDATAVAGVIDTLSELTRFVTVAFVTGRPVEWLVDRTRPLADHGVEFIGLHGHERLHGADVVPHPESAPWRETIELVEARVKAAAPADVVVERKGLALALHYRTSPGAEQWIRTFCDEVERETGLVAHDTRYSVELRPPVELDKGDAMRLLIDEHRPKAVVFFGDDLVDIPAVEAMRSYAEIPSAAVFVDSLEGPRAFAEIADVVLTSPAAAADALRAVLKRLRADA
- a CDS encoding LytR C-terminal domain-containing protein, with amino-acid sequence MARPAGTNVHVGKAAAIIVVALALGFVVLNDKGSGGFSAAAAARAAAARANHFTETTRAASHSTTSTTAAAERQPAQIKVIAINATGKAGTAGKATTRLRDAGYNALAPGNATASVTATHPASVIYVVTPGYEREAKTIASLFSLPDSAVRPLPNPSPSTDIRSDTNIAVLVGTGIAL
- a CDS encoding DUF1800 family protein, yielding MARTEEERVAHVWRRLGFGPAPGDVAAGVNAGGATAVIDDLLSRATTTPTDWGWPGLQNDGQDILRLVNRLFELYATAPGAVQERVSWILTGLVVAAYGGQVQLGELRAHWNKLRAWPTTGTYRSLLSSVASSSAMQVYLTGTGSVPPHANENLARELMELFSLGVTNPRTGAANYSETDVKEIARALTGYKFDTKHRTLSWSSSSWDSGTKTFLGASRGAAKLADVINAVATHDSFRYFVPQRLYRELLGFDPSPSALDDMAAVWMPDGNLGALVAHIAHRPEFVADETIGNRVKPPVDLLVSAVRVLGKADLWMAHVWMMSRQLHQRPELPPNVSGWEGANWLSPGHIVVWSDVANALCTSDRGPSFDGTKYAVPPTQQNTNLRTFFATADRSTAADMAIDMAGLYDVSSQTRQAIDTFAREESTPGEEWTWERACGVMQMVFMSPEFLVG
- a CDS encoding DUF1501 domain-containing protein — its product is MTARTSRRRFLMQLGGAAAAGLSAPLWLELIQRGGLQFAWGTGEFDTLPLGAPVCVHISLDGGNDYLNTLAPIGDAWYKDSTYGHGSLALSTSETTALTGSSYRLHNKLSWLANRWNTSHDVAFVLGVGNNRADFSHFESMKYWDTSRLDLAGHTGWLGRYADATRSDNAVASVSMSDLRLDAMPANAPALVVQQCSTFALQTGATSAETLADGARLMSTIDGTDTRADVARMMATTLDVSSRIVASDDPTFTGSSTGYANYGPLTQDLVQAALLIRSGLPAQSYSITHNGFDSHVMQKQMQNDRFTELNDALTKFFAVMNGHERQNDVFVLITSEFGRQMSPNRNAGTDHGQAGMAMFVGGGTCGGIFGDPPTLNPGGATRPNRINDALKPTADFRSVHATALNRLAKGDTNVADSVLGAHYEDFGVFDPSLAPVPTTTSTTAPPATTTTTAPATTTTTAPSRSGGRGLLSRL